A genome region from Primulina eburnea isolate SZY01 chromosome 9, ASM2296580v1, whole genome shotgun sequence includes the following:
- the LOC140840975 gene encoding pyridoxal reductase, chloroplastic isoform X2: MALSIAFSAPTTHVCCSQNSTISSPTLLKNFKFPRFWPWQKVKVGPLSVSPMGFGTWAWGNQVLWGYQESMDSELQQTFNLAVENGINLFDTADSYGTGKLNGQSEKLLGKFIRELEGKKQVQDNIVIATKFAAYPWRLRPNQFVDACKLSLDRMQLDHIGIGQLHWSTANYAPLQERALWDGLVAMYEKGLVRAVGVSNYGPKQLLKIYDYLKERGVPLCSAQVQFSLLSMGKNQMEIKEICDSLDIRLISYSPLGLGMLTGKYTSSNLPRGPRGFLFRQILPGLEPLLNSLKEIAQKRRKSIPQVAINWCICKGTIPIPGVKSVKQAEENLGALGWQLTSDELLQLEYAALESPRKMIQNIFQTR, from the exons ATGGCCCTTTCCATTGCATTTTCTGCGCCTACTACGCATGTTTGCTGCTCTCAGAACTCCACCATCTCCTCTCCAACCTTGCTGAAAAACTTCAAGTTCCCTCGGTTCTGGCCCTGGCAAAAG GTAAAGGTTGGCCCTTTAAGTGTATCTCCAATGGGATTTGGGACATGGGCATGGGGTAATCAGGTTTTATGGGGTTATCAAGAATCCATGGACAGTGAGCTTCAGCAGACTTTTAATCTTGCTGTTGAGAATGGGATTAATCTATTTGATACAGCTGATTCTTATGGCACTGGAAAGTTGAACGGACAGAGTGAAAAGCTTCTTGGAAAGTTCATCCGTGAGCTGGAAG GGAAGAAGCAGGTGCAGGATAATATCGTTATTGCGACAAAATTTGCTGCATACCCCTGGCGCTTGAGACCTAACCAATTTGTCGATGCCTGCAA GTTGTCATTGGATAGGATGCAACTTGATCATATTGGAATAGGGCAGTTACACTGGTCGACTGCGAACTATGCCCCTCTGCAGGAGAGAGCTCTTTGGGATGGTTTAGTGGCAATGTACGAGAAG GGATTGGTACGAGCAGTTGGTGTTAGCAATTATGGACCAAAGCAGCTACTAAAGATATATGATTACCTTAAAGAACGAGGAGTGCCACTATGCTCAGCTCAG GTCCAGTTTTCACTTCTAAGCATGGGAAAAAACCAAATGGAAATCAAGGAGATATGCGACTCTCTGGATATTCGTTTGATTTCTTACAGTCCTCTAGGACTTGGAATGCTTACCGGAAAATACACATCTTCCAATCTTCCAAGGGGACCTCG GGGTTTTCTATTTCGACAAATTTTACCTGGACTCGAGCCTCTGCTGAATTCACTCAAAGAAATTGCACAAAAAAGGAGGAAAAGCATACCTCAG GTTGCTATAAACTGGTGCATCTGCAAAGGTACAATTCCAATTCCTGGTGTAAAATCAGTTAAACAGGCTGAAGAAAACCTAGGTGCTCTTGGTTGGCAACTCACGTCAGATGAGTTGCTTCAGTTAGAATATGCAGCTCTTGAATCTCCTCGGAAGATGATTCAAAACATCTTTCAGACAAG ATGA
- the LOC140840975 gene encoding pyridoxal reductase, chloroplastic isoform X1, with amino-acid sequence MALSIAFSAPTTHVCCSQNSTISSPTLLKNFKFPRFWPWQKVKVGPLSVSPMGFGTWAWGNQVLWGYQESMDSELQQTFNLAVENGINLFDTADSYGTGKLNGQSEKLLGKFIRELEGKKQVQDNIVIATKFAAYPWRLRPNQFVDACKLSLDRMQLDHIGIGQLHWSTANYAPLQERALWDGLVAMYEKGLVRAVGVSNYGPKQLLKIYDYLKERGVPLCSAQVQFSLLSMGKNQMEIKEICDSLDIRLISYSPLGLGMLTGKYTSSNLPRGPRGFLFRQILPGLEPLLNSLKEIAQKRRKSIPQVAINWCICKGTIPIPGVKSVKQAEENLGALGWQLTSDELLQLEYAALESPRKMIQNIFQTRQVTLLFGWIEIS; translated from the exons ATGGCCCTTTCCATTGCATTTTCTGCGCCTACTACGCATGTTTGCTGCTCTCAGAACTCCACCATCTCCTCTCCAACCTTGCTGAAAAACTTCAAGTTCCCTCGGTTCTGGCCCTGGCAAAAG GTAAAGGTTGGCCCTTTAAGTGTATCTCCAATGGGATTTGGGACATGGGCATGGGGTAATCAGGTTTTATGGGGTTATCAAGAATCCATGGACAGTGAGCTTCAGCAGACTTTTAATCTTGCTGTTGAGAATGGGATTAATCTATTTGATACAGCTGATTCTTATGGCACTGGAAAGTTGAACGGACAGAGTGAAAAGCTTCTTGGAAAGTTCATCCGTGAGCTGGAAG GGAAGAAGCAGGTGCAGGATAATATCGTTATTGCGACAAAATTTGCTGCATACCCCTGGCGCTTGAGACCTAACCAATTTGTCGATGCCTGCAA GTTGTCATTGGATAGGATGCAACTTGATCATATTGGAATAGGGCAGTTACACTGGTCGACTGCGAACTATGCCCCTCTGCAGGAGAGAGCTCTTTGGGATGGTTTAGTGGCAATGTACGAGAAG GGATTGGTACGAGCAGTTGGTGTTAGCAATTATGGACCAAAGCAGCTACTAAAGATATATGATTACCTTAAAGAACGAGGAGTGCCACTATGCTCAGCTCAG GTCCAGTTTTCACTTCTAAGCATGGGAAAAAACCAAATGGAAATCAAGGAGATATGCGACTCTCTGGATATTCGTTTGATTTCTTACAGTCCTCTAGGACTTGGAATGCTTACCGGAAAATACACATCTTCCAATCTTCCAAGGGGACCTCG GGGTTTTCTATTTCGACAAATTTTACCTGGACTCGAGCCTCTGCTGAATTCACTCAAAGAAATTGCACAAAAAAGGAGGAAAAGCATACCTCAG GTTGCTATAAACTGGTGCATCTGCAAAGGTACAATTCCAATTCCTGGTGTAAAATCAGTTAAACAGGCTGAAGAAAACCTAGGTGCTCTTGGTTGGCAACTCACGTCAGATGAGTTGCTTCAGTTAGAATATGCAGCTCTTGAATCTCCTCGGAAGATGATTCAAAACATCTTTCAGACAAGGCAAGTTACGTTACTGTTTGGTTGGATAGAAATTAGCTGA
- the LOC140840976 gene encoding growth-regulating factor 7-like — protein sequence MEKGANNSSGFYVSDKKSSFTTDVCLMKLQGTEASCLSKICMMGFNGKNNLHHFSDFAVDDGGGGGRSTCGGVLGFSGGGANEVVANIYLDNVSTSGVCAEKLTSTSLQPFQVFPYCSTTRNKSSGGMVASVGFPFTFAQWKELERQAMIYKYMIASVPVPADLLFPLSGIFPDSSVTLAGGDCMYSARYSKKGDPEPGRCKRTDGKKWRCSRDVAPQQKYCERHLHRGRPRSRKPVEVKSNAETQKKARLEQGPLPAAVQASTDASQQFAAAYQPHLLYNPRSDLSVSTPSSKGNYRDMGLRIESGLATLEGTHLQLQHMMEAHIGVTNGSSPVCNFHEDYPEQQLLNLLPFSNLSATEIEPPSRFTDAWSTDNLNSDQRNLSPSVNLPVDMTAENVKHFDGHKTKDDLRDSTPVSWEPFARGGPLAEALQMSTVALGESNPASPYRSISTPATTISSPSGVNQRALFSNSDSSVCNSPTPAAPPSEAAFQWLN from the exons ATGGAAAAAGGAGCTAATAATAGTAGTGGGTTTTACGTTTCAGACAAGAAATCGTCATTCACCACTGATGTTTGTTTGATGAAGCTACAGGGTACAGAAGCATCATGCCTATCCAAGATTTGCATGATGGGTTTCAATGGAAAAAATAATCTCCACCATTTTAGTGATTTTGCTGTTGATGATGGTGGCGGTGGAGGCCGTAGTACCTGTGGTGGGGTTTTGGGGTTCAGTGGCGGCGGAGCTAACGAGGTTGTGGCCAATATATACCTTGACAATGTCTCAACTTCTGGTGTTTGTGCTGAAAAATTAACGAGTACGAGTTTGCAGCCTTTTCAAGTTTTTCCTTATTGTTCTACCACCCGCAACAAAAGTTCAG GAGGGATGGTGGCCAGTGTGGGATTTCCTTTCACGTTTGCTCAGTGGAAAGAGCTTGAAAGACAAGCTATGATTTACAAGTACATGATAGCATCTGTTCCTGTGCCTGCTGATCTTCTCTTCCCGCTTTCAGGAATTTTTCCGGACTCTTCTGTGACAT TGGCTGGTGGCGATTGTATGTACAGTGCTAGATATTCTAAAAAAGGAGATCCAGAACCTGGGAGGTGTAAGAGAACGGATGGCAAGAAATGGAGGTGTTCAAGGGATGTGGCGCCCCAACAGAAGTACTGCGAGCGCCACCTTCACAGAGGCCGTCCTCGTTCAAGAAAGCCTGTGGAAGTTAAAAGCAATGCTGAAACCCAAAAGAAAGCACGCCTTGAACAAGGCCCACTTCCCGCCGCTGTTCAAGCCAGTACTGATGCTTCTCAACAGTTCGCTGCTGCATATCAGCCCCATCTGTTGTACAATCCTAGAAGTGATCTTAGTGTCTCTACGCCTTCCTCTAAAGGAAATTACAG GGATATGGGCTTGAGGATAGAAAGTGGCTTGGCTACATTGGAAGGAACTCATCTGCAATTGCAACATATGATGGAGGCGCACATTGGAGTAACAAATGGAAGCTCCCCCGTTTGTAATTTTCATGAAGATTATCCGGAGCAGCAGCTATTGAACTTGCTTCCTTTTTCAAATTTATCCGCCACAGAAATCGAGCCCCCATCGAGATTCACTGATGCTTGGTCCACTGATAATCTAAACAGCGATCAGAGGAATCTTTCCCCTTCAGTTAACTTACCTGTGGATATGACTGCTGAAAATGTGAAGCATTTTGATGGTCACAAGACCAAGGATGATTTGCGAGATTCAACTCCAGTTTCTTGGGAGCCATTTGCCCGTGGAGGGCCGCTTGCCGAGGCCTTGCAAATGAGTACAGTTGCTTTAGGGGAATCGAATCCAGCATCCCCTTACCGTTCGATCAGCACCCCAGCTACTACGATTTCTTCACCGTCTGGAGTTAATCAGAGAGCATTGTTTTCTAACTCGGATAGCAGTGTCTGCAATAGCCCAACACCTGCAGCTCCCCCTTCAGAAGCTGCATTCCAGTGGCTTAATTAG
- the LOC140840977 gene encoding polyadenylate-binding protein-interacting protein 12-like isoform X2, with translation MAVVEDAGGVNPMTSSNRDVAQPGGAGDHQPQSTKAAADSQKSTKPADQSYHLMQQKVSNGHHQLQQHAINADGVSLENKMNRDADGGEAFKREMRDLEEMLSKLNPMAEEFVPPSLAAFSSGGHHRLLMAPTHVAAAAAGHFGYSANGFLLQQHANSGAPTGNSFRRKRNGYPQGKRRMNSRTSMAQSDDVIRRTVYVSDIDHQVTEEQLAALFINCGQVVDCRVCGDPNSVLRFAFVEFTDEEGARNALSLAGTMLGYYPVRVLPSKTAIAPVNPTLLPRSEDEREMCARTIYCTNIDKKVTQADVKLFFESICGEVHRLRLLGDFHHSTRIAFVEFIMAESAIAALNCSGAVLGSLPIRVSPSKTPVRPRAPRQSMH, from the exons ATGGCGGTGGTGGAAGATGCTGGGGGGGTTAACCCGATGACGTCATCGAATCGGGATGTGGCGCAGCCCGGAGGCGCTGGGGATCATCAGCCGCAGTCAACGAAAGCCGCCGCCGACTCCCAAAAGTCAACGAAGCCCGCCGATCAGAGTTACCATCTGATGCAGCAGAAAGTTTCCAACGGACATCATCAGCTGCAGCAGCACGCCATCAACGCCGATGGAGTGTCTCTGGAGAATAAAATGAATAGGGATGCTGATGGAGGGGAGGCGTTTAAGAGGGAAATGAGAGATTTAGAGGAAATGCTGTCCAAACTGAACCCGATGGCGGAAGAATTTGTGCCACCATCGCTGGCTGCCTTTAGCAGCGGCGGGCACCATAGGTTGCTGATGGCGCCGACACATGTTGCTGCGGCGGCTGCAGGGCACTTTGGGTACAGCGCCAACGGTTTTTTATTGCAGCAACATGCTAACTCGGGAGCTCCGACCGGAAATTCTTTCAGAAGG AAGAGAAATGGCTATCCTCAAGGAAAACGGAGGATGAATAGCCGAACAAGCATGGCTCAAAGCGATGATGTGATCAGGAGGACTGTGTATGTATCTGACATTGATCATCAG GTTACTGAAGAGCAGCTTGCAGCTCTTTTCATTAATTGTGGACAG GTGGTGGACTGCCGTGTTTGTGGCGACCCTAATTCTGTTCTACGTTTTGCGTTTGTTGAATTCACTGATGAAG AAGGGGCTAGAAATGCTTTGAGTTTGGCGGGAACTATGCTTGGATATTATCCTGTGAGAGTGCTGCCTTCCAAAACTGCAATTGCACCGGTTAATCCGACATTATTACCTAGG TCTGAGGATGAAAGGGAGATGTGTGCTAGAACTATTTACTGTACAAACATCGATAAAAAG GTTACTCAAGCTGATGTCAAACTCTTCTTTGAGTCCATTTGTGGTGAG GTTCATCGATTGAGGTTGCTTGGTGACTTTCATCACTCTACACGTATAGCTTTTGTGGAGTTTATTATG GCTGAAAGCGCAATCGCTGCTCTTAACTGCAGTGGTGCAGTCTTAGGATCGCTGCCCATAAG GGTAAGCCCGTCGAAGACCCCAGTACGACCTCGTGCACCACGCCAGTCTATGCACTGA
- the LOC140840977 gene encoding polyadenylate-binding protein-interacting protein 12-like isoform X1, translated as MAVVEDAGGVNPMTSSNRDVAQPGGAGDHQPQSTKAAADSQKSTKPADQSYHLMQQKVSNGHHQLQQHAINADGVSLENKMNRDADGGEAFKREMRDLEEMLSKLNPMAEEFVPPSLAAFSSGGHHRLLMAPTHVAAAAAGHFGYSANGFLLQQHANSGAPTGNSFRRKRNGYPQGKRRMNSRTSMAQSDDVIRRTVYVSDIDHQVTEEQLAALFINCGQVVDCRVCGDPNSVLRFAFVEFTDEEGARNALSLAGTMLGYYPVRVLPSKTAIAPVNPTLLPRSEDEREMCARTIYCTNIDKKVTQADVKLFFESICGEVHRLRLLGDFHHSTRIAFVEFIMALQMFVNESLLLSFWWQAESAIAALNCSGAVLGSLPIRVSPSKTPVRPRAPRQSMH; from the exons ATGGCGGTGGTGGAAGATGCTGGGGGGGTTAACCCGATGACGTCATCGAATCGGGATGTGGCGCAGCCCGGAGGCGCTGGGGATCATCAGCCGCAGTCAACGAAAGCCGCCGCCGACTCCCAAAAGTCAACGAAGCCCGCCGATCAGAGTTACCATCTGATGCAGCAGAAAGTTTCCAACGGACATCATCAGCTGCAGCAGCACGCCATCAACGCCGATGGAGTGTCTCTGGAGAATAAAATGAATAGGGATGCTGATGGAGGGGAGGCGTTTAAGAGGGAAATGAGAGATTTAGAGGAAATGCTGTCCAAACTGAACCCGATGGCGGAAGAATTTGTGCCACCATCGCTGGCTGCCTTTAGCAGCGGCGGGCACCATAGGTTGCTGATGGCGCCGACACATGTTGCTGCGGCGGCTGCAGGGCACTTTGGGTACAGCGCCAACGGTTTTTTATTGCAGCAACATGCTAACTCGGGAGCTCCGACCGGAAATTCTTTCAGAAGG AAGAGAAATGGCTATCCTCAAGGAAAACGGAGGATGAATAGCCGAACAAGCATGGCTCAAAGCGATGATGTGATCAGGAGGACTGTGTATGTATCTGACATTGATCATCAG GTTACTGAAGAGCAGCTTGCAGCTCTTTTCATTAATTGTGGACAG GTGGTGGACTGCCGTGTTTGTGGCGACCCTAATTCTGTTCTACGTTTTGCGTTTGTTGAATTCACTGATGAAG AAGGGGCTAGAAATGCTTTGAGTTTGGCGGGAACTATGCTTGGATATTATCCTGTGAGAGTGCTGCCTTCCAAAACTGCAATTGCACCGGTTAATCCGACATTATTACCTAGG TCTGAGGATGAAAGGGAGATGTGTGCTAGAACTATTTACTGTACAAACATCGATAAAAAG GTTACTCAAGCTGATGTCAAACTCTTCTTTGAGTCCATTTGTGGTGAG GTTCATCGATTGAGGTTGCTTGGTGACTTTCATCACTCTACACGTATAGCTTTTGTGGAGTTTATTATG GCACTTCAGATGTTTGTCAATGAATCCTTGCTTTTAAGCTTCTGGTGGCAA GCTGAAAGCGCAATCGCTGCTCTTAACTGCAGTGGTGCAGTCTTAGGATCGCTGCCCATAAG GGTAAGCCCGTCGAAGACCCCAGTACGACCTCGTGCACCACGCCAGTCTATGCACTGA